Proteins from a genomic interval of Rhodococcoides fascians A25f:
- a CDS encoding ATP-binding cassette domain-containing protein, whose product MGVEVSVEGLTKSFGVQKIWQDVTLTLPKGEVSALLGPSGTGKSVFLKSLIGLLRPEQGKIFIDGTDILQCSSRELYEIRKLFGVLFQDGALFGSMNLYDNVAFPLREHTKKSESDIRKIVMEKLELTGLLGAEDKLPGEISGGMRKRAGLARALVLDPEIILVDEPDSGLDPVRTTYISQTLIDINANIDATILIVSHNINLARTVPDNIGMLFRRQLVMFGPREVLLTSDEPVVKQFLNGTMIGPIGMSEEKDEAQMAHEQALVDAGHHAGGVDDVEGIVPQMKATPGTPVRQAVGRRQERVRQIMHTLPHNAQVAIQESLDTTDPGQQYPAYAGQQGYDQQGYDQQGYDQQGYNQQGYDQQGYDQQGYGGQGHDQQGYQAPTQGRGQ is encoded by the coding sequence GTGGGAGTCGAGGTTTCGGTCGAAGGATTGACCAAGTCTTTCGGGGTACAGAAGATTTGGCAGGACGTGACGTTGACCCTGCCGAAGGGTGAAGTCAGTGCGCTCCTCGGTCCTTCCGGTACCGGCAAATCGGTCTTCCTGAAGTCCTTGATCGGCCTGCTGCGTCCCGAACAGGGCAAGATTTTCATCGACGGAACCGACATCCTGCAGTGCTCCTCCCGTGAGCTCTACGAGATCAGGAAGCTGTTCGGGGTGCTGTTCCAGGACGGCGCGCTGTTCGGCTCGATGAACCTCTACGACAACGTCGCCTTCCCCCTTCGCGAGCACACGAAGAAGTCCGAGTCCGACATCCGCAAGATCGTCATGGAGAAGCTCGAGCTGACGGGTCTGCTCGGTGCCGAGGACAAGCTGCCCGGCGAGATTTCCGGTGGTATGCGCAAGCGCGCCGGCCTTGCCCGCGCGTTGGTGCTGGACCCGGAGATCATTCTGGTCGACGAGCCCGACTCCGGCCTCGATCCCGTTCGCACCACGTACATCTCGCAGACTCTGATCGACATCAACGCCAACATCGATGCCACGATCCTGATCGTCTCGCACAACATCAACCTCGCTCGAACGGTGCCCGACAACATCGGCATGCTCTTCCGTCGTCAGCTGGTCATGTTCGGCCCACGCGAGGTGCTCCTCACCAGTGACGAGCCGGTGGTCAAGCAGTTCCTCAACGGCACCATGATCGGTCCGATCGGCATGTCGGAGGAGAAGGACGAGGCGCAGATGGCGCACGAGCAGGCCCTCGTCGACGCCGGGCACCACGCCGGTGGCGTCGACGACGTCGAAGGCATCGTGCCGCAGATGAAGGCCACCCCCGGCACCCCGGTCCGGCAGGCTGTCGGACGCAGGCAGGAGCGGGTCCGTCAGATCATGCACACGTTGCCGCACAACGCGCAGGTCGCCATCCAGGAGAGCCTCGATACCACCGACCCCGGGCAGCAGTACCCCGCCTACGCCGGCCAGCAGGGGTACGACCAGCAGGGCTACGACCAGCAGGGCTACGACCAGCAGGGTTACAACCAGCAGGGGTACGACCAGCAGGGGTACGACCAGCAGGGATACGGCGGTCAAGGTCATGATCAACAGGGCTACCAAGCTCCTACGCAAGGTCGGGGTCAATAG
- a CDS encoding MlaE family ABC transporter permease, translating to MAGSKKSAFAPANAALTQAGNIVELLVEVVRNTFRRPFQFREFIEQAWFIASVTILPTALVAIPFGAVVSLQTGSLIKQLGAESFTGAASVLAVIQQGSPLVTALLVAGAAGSAVTADLGSRTIREEIDAMRVLGIDPVHRLIVPRVLAMILIALLLNGLVSVVGIAGGYFFNVILQGGTPGAYLASFSALAQLPDLYVAEAKAAIFGLIAGIIASYKGLNPNPGPKGVGEAVNQTVVITFLLLFFANLILTLVYLQVVPAKGA from the coding sequence ATGGCGGGATCGAAGAAGTCCGCGTTCGCTCCGGCGAACGCCGCTCTGACACAAGCCGGCAATATCGTCGAACTGCTGGTCGAGGTCGTTCGGAACACCTTTCGTAGGCCGTTCCAGTTCCGCGAGTTCATCGAGCAGGCTTGGTTCATCGCCAGCGTGACGATTTTGCCGACTGCGCTCGTCGCCATTCCTTTCGGCGCTGTGGTCTCGCTGCAGACCGGATCGCTCATCAAGCAGCTCGGTGCCGAATCGTTCACGGGTGCAGCCAGCGTGCTCGCGGTCATCCAGCAGGGTTCACCCCTTGTGACGGCCCTTCTCGTTGCCGGTGCCGCGGGCTCGGCCGTCACCGCCGACCTGGGTTCACGGACCATTCGTGAGGAGATCGACGCGATGCGTGTCCTGGGTATCGACCCGGTGCACCGCTTGATCGTTCCGCGTGTGCTGGCCATGATCCTCATCGCCCTGTTGCTCAACGGCTTGGTTTCGGTGGTCGGCATCGCGGGTGGCTACTTCTTCAACGTGATCCTGCAGGGCGGTACCCCCGGTGCGTACCTGGCATCGTTCTCGGCGCTGGCACAGCTCCCGGATCTCTATGTCGCAGAAGCGAAAGCGGCGATCTTCGGTCTCATAGCGGGCATCATCGCCTCGTACAAGGGGCTCAACCCCAATCCCGGACCCAAGGGCGTCGGCGAGGCAGTGAATCAGACCGTGGTCATCACGTTCCTGTTGCTCTTCTTCGCCAACCTCATTCTGACCCTGGTGTACCTCCAGGTCGTTCCAGCGAAGGGAGCGTAA
- a CDS encoding MlaE family ABC transporter permease, protein MTIARGRGDRTLMRVKRVGNAPLNVLDRAGEQMSFYLRAIGWIPKTAVHYKKEVLRLLAEVTFGSGALAVIGGTIGVIVMMSGFTGIVVGLQGYAALEQLGSSVLTGFLSAYVNTREIAPIVAGLALSATVGCGFTAQLGAMRISEEIDALEVMAVPSVPFLVTTRMIAGFVAVIPLYIVGLLASYVASRGISTIFNGQSSGSYDHYFNLFLPPEDVLYSFLKVLIFAFVLIMIHCYYGYHASGGPAGVGVAVGRAVRTAIVTIAVLDFFLSLAIWGTTTTVRVAG, encoded by the coding sequence ATGACTATCGCAAGAGGTCGCGGTGACCGCACACTGATGCGCGTCAAGCGCGTCGGCAATGCTCCGCTCAACGTGCTCGATCGCGCAGGCGAGCAGATGTCCTTCTATCTGCGGGCGATCGGGTGGATTCCCAAGACTGCCGTGCATTACAAGAAGGAGGTGCTCCGCCTGCTGGCGGAGGTCACCTTCGGCAGCGGCGCGCTGGCCGTTATCGGTGGCACCATCGGCGTGATCGTGATGATGTCGGGCTTCACCGGCATCGTCGTCGGCCTGCAGGGCTACGCAGCGCTCGAACAGCTCGGTAGCTCCGTGCTCACCGGGTTCCTGTCCGCGTACGTCAACACCCGTGAAATCGCACCGATCGTCGCGGGCCTGGCGCTCTCGGCAACCGTCGGCTGTGGCTTCACCGCTCAGCTCGGTGCCATGCGGATCTCCGAGGAGATCGATGCGCTCGAGGTCATGGCCGTGCCGAGCGTGCCGTTCCTCGTCACCACCCGCATGATCGCCGGCTTCGTCGCGGTCATCCCGCTCTACATCGTCGGCCTGCTTGCGTCCTATGTGGCGTCCAGGGGGATCAGCACGATCTTCAACGGCCAGTCGTCGGGGTCCTACGACCACTACTTCAATCTGTTCCTGCCCCCGGAAGACGTGCTGTATTCCTTCCTCAAGGTGCTCATCTTCGCTTTCGTGCTGATCATGATCCACTGCTACTACGGCTATCACGCCTCGGGCGGACCGGCTGGCGTCGGCGTCGCAGTGGGCCGCGCCGTGCGTACGGCAATCGTCACGATCGCCGTATTGGACTTCTTCCTGAGCCTCGCCATCTGGGGCACGACCACCACAGTGAGGGTTGCCGGATGA
- a CDS encoding MCE family protein, protein MIDSPSRLQRVLLGLAFFLVLILFLGWSITSYNKTFKSVVNVSLETDSVGNSLPMNADVKVRGMIVGEVRSASSVDGVVTSQLAIDPDKAPLIPSNATARLLPKTLFGERYVSLIVPENDSASPITDGTVLRQDTSGNAIEVGQLLDGLLPLLQAIPPQDLANTLGSLAQGLSGRGEQLGQTIDNLTNIVSGLNTELPNIQQTLVGLADFSQTYADAAPELISALDNLRTTGNTVVERQSGLETLYGSLTSASNVTADFLQANSENLISLASNSREALELLAEFSPTFGCTFTQFAEGARRGAVVLGEGDEYPGINVSASFVNPKGRYLPNQDEPRLFDDRGATCFEPAAPGEFFPQYPGGSINDGSYQVPTRNPGPQEIPGQGPPKSAQSSIVPAIAESAEPASYEGSDFERDTLAVIYGQASGVAPESIPSWAAAIGAPALRGAEVSVK, encoded by the coding sequence ATGATCGACTCGCCGTCGCGACTGCAGCGAGTACTGCTCGGACTTGCATTCTTCCTGGTGCTCATCCTGTTTCTCGGATGGAGCATCACCTCCTACAACAAGACGTTCAAGTCCGTGGTGAACGTGAGCCTGGAAACCGACTCGGTCGGAAACTCTCTGCCGATGAACGCGGACGTCAAGGTGCGCGGAATGATCGTGGGCGAGGTGCGATCGGCGTCGAGCGTCGACGGTGTCGTCACCTCGCAGCTGGCGATCGATCCGGACAAGGCACCGCTGATTCCGTCGAACGCGACGGCTCGGCTGCTTCCGAAGACTCTGTTCGGTGAGCGTTACGTCTCGCTGATCGTGCCCGAGAACGATTCGGCGTCGCCGATCACCGACGGCACGGTTCTGCGTCAGGACACGAGCGGAAACGCGATCGAGGTCGGGCAGCTGCTCGACGGCTTGCTCCCGCTGCTGCAGGCGATTCCGCCGCAGGATCTGGCCAATACCCTCGGGTCACTGGCTCAGGGTCTCAGCGGGCGCGGCGAGCAACTGGGGCAGACCATCGACAATCTGACGAACATCGTGTCAGGTCTGAACACGGAGCTGCCGAACATTCAGCAGACCCTCGTCGGTCTCGCAGATTTCTCCCAGACCTACGCGGACGCGGCACCGGAGCTGATCTCGGCTCTGGACAATCTGCGTACGACGGGCAACACCGTCGTCGAGCGTCAGTCCGGTCTCGAGACGCTGTACGGCTCGCTCACGTCGGCGTCGAACGTCACCGCGGACTTCCTGCAGGCGAACTCCGAGAATCTGATCAGCTTGGCGTCGAATTCCCGTGAGGCTCTCGAACTGCTCGCCGAGTTCTCACCGACGTTCGGCTGCACCTTCACTCAGTTCGCCGAAGGTGCCAGGCGCGGCGCGGTGGTGCTCGGCGAGGGCGACGAGTACCCCGGCATCAACGTCTCCGCATCGTTCGTGAACCCGAAGGGCCGTTACTTGCCGAACCAGGACGAGCCGCGCTTGTTCGACGATCGCGGAGCTACGTGCTTCGAGCCTGCAGCACCCGGCGAGTTCTTCCCGCAGTACCCGGGAGGCTCGATCAACGACGGTTCGTACCAGGTCCCGACCCGCAACCCGGGTCCGCAGGAGATCCCCGGACAGGGCCCACCCAAGTCGGCTCAGAGTTCCATCGTTCCGGCCATCGCGGAATCCGCGGAGCCGGCGAGCTACGAGGGCTCGGACTTCGAGCGTGACACTCTCGCCGTGATCTACGGACAGGCGAGTGGTGTTGCACCCGAAAGCATTCCGTCGTGGGCGGCCGCTATCGGCGCCCCGGCATTGAGAGGAGCGGAGGTGAGCGTCAAATGA
- a CDS encoding MCE family protein produces MRGLLAPIIKLVVFAVVTILATATLAFTIANSSGGGGTTFSAMFTDVTSLNKGDEVRIAGVRVGQVDNIEIANEREAKVDFTLSSRDWLPASSTATIRFRNLVGQRYIAIEQGSGDQGQKINGGATIPLERTKPAVNLTTLFDGFRPLFTTLSADDVNKLSYQIIQVFQGESGTINELVTNTASLTNTVADKDQVIGQVITNLNNVLATVNQNDGQLDSLIVNTQKLVSGLSADRDVVGSAVTSLAGLTNATADLLEPTRPSIQGSVTALNTLSETVNRRSDDVDKVLGILPNKLDKLIRTAQQGSWFTFYLCGIDIVAGPGYSPNLNLPTGLPTVNQPLYTNSAERCKAGGIKQ; encoded by the coding sequence ATGAGAGGCCTTCTCGCGCCGATCATCAAGTTGGTCGTGTTCGCTGTGGTCACGATCCTCGCCACGGCCACCCTTGCCTTCACCATCGCCAATTCGAGTGGCGGCGGCGGCACCACGTTCTCGGCAATGTTCACCGACGTCACCTCCCTCAACAAGGGCGACGAAGTTCGGATCGCAGGCGTTCGCGTCGGCCAGGTGGACAACATCGAGATCGCCAACGAGCGCGAAGCGAAGGTGGACTTCACGCTCAGCAGCCGCGACTGGCTGCCCGCGAGTTCGACGGCGACCATCCGTTTCCGAAACCTGGTGGGTCAGCGCTACATCGCCATCGAGCAGGGCTCGGGGGACCAAGGTCAGAAGATCAACGGGGGTGCGACGATCCCGCTGGAGCGGACCAAGCCTGCCGTGAACCTGACCACGCTGTTCGACGGCTTCCGGCCGCTGTTCACCACGCTCAGTGCAGACGACGTCAACAAGCTGTCCTACCAGATCATTCAGGTGTTCCAGGGGGAGTCGGGCACCATCAACGAGCTGGTGACCAACACTGCGAGTCTGACGAACACGGTCGCAGACAAGGATCAGGTCATCGGCCAGGTCATCACCAATCTCAACAACGTGCTGGCGACGGTCAATCAGAACGACGGCCAGCTCGACAGTCTCATCGTCAACACCCAGAAGCTCGTCTCCGGACTGTCGGCCGATCGTGATGTCGTGGGTTCGGCGGTCACGTCGTTGGCCGGTCTGACCAACGCAACGGCCGACCTGCTCGAGCCGACGAGGCCGTCGATCCAGGGATCGGTGACGGCACTGAACACGCTGTCGGAGACGGTCAACCGCCGCAGCGACGACGTCGACAAGGTCCTCGGAATTCTGCCGAACAAGCTGGACAAGCTCATCCGCACGGCCCAGCAGGGATCCTGGTTCACGTTCTACCTCTGCGGCATCGACATCGTTGCCGGACCGGGGTATTCGCCGAACCTGAACTTGCCGACCGGGCTTCCGACCGTAAACCAGCCGCTGTACACGAACTCGGCAGAGCGCTGCAAAGCTGGGGGGATCAAGCAATGA
- a CDS encoding MCE family protein, with amino-acid sequence MKSRRSPATIGALGIAIILLATMSVFFLDRLPIIGAGSVYTAEFSEAAGLKPSNEVRIAGVKVGKVTDVRLEGDRVLVDFTVQDAWVGNESRAAIAIKTLLGQKYLALDPSGSDTLSPKDTIPLDRTTSPYDVIDAFSAAASTINDIDTDQLANSMRTLSEAFSETPANIRASLDGVTRLSQTVASRDEELKKLFAATGETSKVLADRNEQFNKLITDAGPLLEELNNRQQAISQLLTGTQRVSQELTGLVRDNEATINPMLQQLNGVIEILQRNNDNLDRALKLYEPFIRLYTNVTGNGRWLDIVLANLTPPGVPLIPGYREPSVDKLAGN; translated from the coding sequence ATGAAATCTCGTCGTAGTCCGGCAACCATCGGTGCGCTGGGAATCGCCATCATCCTGCTCGCCACGATGTCTGTCTTCTTTCTCGACCGGCTTCCGATCATCGGTGCAGGATCGGTGTACACCGCAGAGTTCAGCGAAGCAGCAGGTCTCAAGCCGTCCAACGAGGTCCGTATCGCGGGTGTGAAGGTCGGCAAGGTGACCGATGTGCGTCTCGAAGGCGACCGGGTGCTCGTGGACTTCACGGTGCAGGACGCCTGGGTCGGCAACGAGTCACGGGCGGCCATCGCCATCAAGACGCTCCTGGGTCAGAAATACCTGGCCCTCGATCCCAGCGGCTCGGACACGTTGAGCCCCAAGGACACGATTCCACTCGATCGCACCACGTCTCCGTACGACGTCATCGATGCGTTCTCGGCGGCGGCATCGACGATCAACGACATCGACACCGATCAACTCGCGAACAGCATGCGAACCCTGTCCGAGGCGTTCTCGGAGACGCCGGCGAACATTCGTGCGTCCTTGGACGGCGTGACTCGGCTTTCTCAGACAGTGGCAAGCCGCGACGAGGAACTGAAGAAGCTGTTCGCCGCTACCGGCGAGACCTCGAAGGTGCTGGCCGACCGCAACGAGCAGTTCAACAAGTTGATCACCGATGCAGGCCCGTTGCTCGAAGAGCTCAACAACCGGCAGCAGGCCATCTCGCAGCTCCTCACCGGCACGCAGCGCGTATCTCAGGAGCTGACCGGTCTGGTCCGCGACAACGAGGCCACCATCAACCCGATGCTGCAGCAGCTCAACGGCGTCATCGAGATCCTGCAGCGCAACAACGACAATCTGGACCGGGCGCTCAAGCTGTACGAGCCGTTCATTCGCCTCTACACCAACGTGACCGGTAACGGCCGGTGGCTCGATATCGTCCTGGCCAACCTCACACCACCCGGAGTTCCGTTGATACCTGGTTACCGCGAGCCCTCGGTCGACAAGTTGGCGGGGAACTGA
- a CDS encoding MCE family protein, with protein sequence MTDTQAAPRNKNKLAIIAVVVVVALVVAVAGWWLFTRAGTTKITAYFDKSVGIYSGSEVRVLGVKVGTVDSVTPMGDDVEVVLRVDRGIDIPADAKAVQVTPSLVADRYVQLAPAYTGGDTMASGTTIGRDRTATPVEVDELYSSINDLSKALGPDGANKDGALTDFVNTGAANLEGNGEALGNSITQLSAAGRTLSDSRTDVFDTIKNLQTFVSALSVNDQQVRNFNTQLADLTGFLSGQREDLGAALQQLSVSLGDVATFVADNRTELTDAANGLVQPTQTLADNREQLVQTLTLLPLAISNLVNAYDAESGTLASRANLQNETQDPLGTVCRLIDLGKLVPGDPRFEALGAQIQPIIDQCANITTMIQAPLADQNRIVLPFGVLTNDIQQNQSVPGTVPGVVSPKLGTSSMPGLEQSYIGGGGQ encoded by the coding sequence ATGACAGACACTCAGGCAGCGCCGCGAAACAAGAACAAACTCGCAATCATCGCGGTCGTCGTGGTTGTAGCACTGGTCGTAGCGGTCGCCGGGTGGTGGCTGTTCACCAGGGCCGGAACAACCAAGATCACCGCCTACTTCGACAAGTCGGTCGGCATCTATTCGGGTTCCGAGGTGCGTGTGCTCGGCGTCAAGGTCGGTACCGTCGATTCCGTCACCCCGATGGGCGACGACGTCGAGGTCGTCCTCCGAGTCGACCGGGGCATCGACATCCCGGCCGATGCGAAGGCCGTCCAGGTCACCCCGTCGCTCGTCGCCGATCGCTATGTTCAGCTCGCACCCGCGTACACCGGCGGCGACACCATGGCCAGCGGAACGACCATCGGTCGAGATCGCACGGCCACACCCGTCGAGGTCGACGAGCTGTACTCGTCGATCAACGACCTGTCCAAAGCTCTCGGGCCCGACGGGGCCAACAAGGACGGCGCGCTCACGGACTTCGTGAACACCGGTGCCGCCAACCTCGAGGGCAACGGTGAAGCGCTGGGCAACAGCATCACTCAGCTCTCGGCGGCCGGTCGGACCTTGAGCGACTCGCGTACCGACGTGTTCGACACGATCAAGAATCTGCAGACCTTCGTCAGTGCTCTGTCCGTGAACGATCAGCAGGTGCGCAACTTCAACACCCAGTTGGCCGACCTGACCGGTTTCCTGTCCGGTCAGCGTGAGGATCTCGGTGCTGCGCTGCAGCAACTCTCGGTGTCGCTCGGTGACGTCGCCACGTTCGTCGCCGACAACCGCACCGAACTGACCGACGCGGCCAACGGGCTCGTACAGCCCACTCAAACCCTGGCCGACAACCGTGAGCAGTTGGTGCAGACCTTGACGTTGCTGCCACTGGCTATCAGCAACCTGGTCAATGCGTACGACGCCGAGTCGGGCACGCTCGCTTCGCGCGCCAATCTGCAGAACGAGACCCAGGATCCTCTCGGCACCGTCTGCCGGTTGATCGACCTGGGCAAGTTGGTACCCGGTGATCCGCGCTTCGAGGCTCTGGGAGCGCAGATTCAGCCGATCATCGATCAGTGCGCCAACATCACGACCATGATTCAGGCGCCTCTCGCCGACCAGAACCGGATTGTGCTGCCGTTCGGTGTTCTCACCAACGACATCCAGCAGAACCAGTCCGTGCCGGGCACGGTCCCGGGCGTGGTCTCGCCCAAGCTCGGAACCAGCTCGATGCCGGGTCTGGAGCAGTCGTACATCGGAGGTGGGGGACAGTGA
- a CDS encoding MCE family protein — MKRSLSLGAGLCVVALSAGACSSAGIYAIPLPGGADVGDNPFNLTVQFDDVLDLVPQSTVKVDGVAVGRVDSITVPNDGWTADVNVILNSDVDLPANAIASVQQTNLLGEKFVQLSAPPGDEEAARLQDGATIPLDRTRHATDIEQVLGALSLLLNGGGVGQLSPIVKELSTAFDGREGKTKELLQQANTLIDGLNQQRDDITRAIDGLDTLSGRVNSQTDKIDGVLKDLPIATDVLEQQRPQLTEMLGALDRLGSVGTDVINRSKDDLIADLRALRPTLQALADSADDVVTSLSVIPTLPFADGTEKIIEGNSANLFLSLDLSIGTALRNFGVGEGDPVYVQPKYGNTLPVVDPSNPYYNGNGPRPGWPTISLLPLPPIIPSPVPGPGAPSGQAAAAEPAPFDPLAPLNDLLEQFGVGQ; from the coding sequence GTGAAGCGTTCGTTGTCCCTCGGCGCAGGACTGTGCGTGGTGGCCCTGTCTGCCGGTGCATGCTCGTCGGCAGGCATCTACGCCATCCCGCTACCGGGTGGTGCCGATGTCGGAGACAACCCGTTCAACCTGACGGTGCAGTTCGACGATGTACTGGACCTCGTCCCGCAGTCGACCGTCAAGGTCGACGGTGTGGCCGTCGGCCGCGTCGACTCGATCACGGTTCCGAACGATGGTTGGACCGCCGACGTCAACGTCATCCTGAACTCCGATGTCGACCTGCCGGCCAACGCGATCGCGTCGGTCCAGCAGACCAACCTGCTCGGCGAGAAGTTCGTGCAGCTGTCCGCACCTCCGGGTGACGAGGAAGCCGCGCGTTTGCAGGACGGTGCCACGATCCCGCTCGATCGAACTCGCCATGCCACCGATATCGAACAGGTCCTCGGCGCGCTCTCGCTGCTGCTCAACGGCGGAGGCGTCGGTCAGCTCTCGCCCATCGTCAAGGAACTGAGTACTGCGTTCGACGGTCGTGAAGGTAAGACCAAAGAGCTTCTGCAGCAGGCGAACACGCTGATCGATGGACTCAATCAGCAGCGTGACGACATCACCCGTGCCATCGACGGTCTCGACACGCTCAGCGGGCGCGTCAACTCGCAGACCGACAAGATCGACGGGGTGCTCAAGGATCTGCCGATCGCCACCGACGTACTCGAGCAGCAGCGACCGCAGCTGACGGAGATGCTCGGTGCGCTCGATCGCCTCGGCTCGGTCGGCACCGATGTCATCAACCGATCCAAGGACGATCTGATCGCAGACCTGCGAGCGCTACGCCCCACGCTGCAGGCACTGGCCGATTCGGCGGACGACGTGGTGACGTCGCTGTCGGTGATCCCCACACTGCCGTTCGCCGACGGCACGGAGAAGATCATCGAGGGCAACTCGGCAAACCTGTTCCTGTCGCTGGACCTGTCGATCGGAACTGCGCTTCGTAACTTCGGTGTCGGCGAGGGAGATCCGGTCTACGTCCAGCCGAAGTACGGCAACACGCTCCCCGTCGTGGATCCGTCCAATCCGTACTACAACGGAAACGGACCGCGTCCGGGCTGGCCCACGATCTCGTTGCTGCCGTTGCCGCCGATCATCCCGTCACCGGTTCCCGGGCCGGGTGCACCGAGCGGTCAGGCCGCCGCGGCAGAGCCAGCGCCGTTCGACCCGTTGGCCCCGTTGAATGATCTGCTCGAACAGTTCGGAGTTGGCCAGTGA
- a CDS encoding MCE family protein, giving the protein MRSKLVRYQLVVFVVIALVGLIFVGGKYVRLDNMLGFGQYKVALNLADSGGIFTNAEVTYRGVPVGTVGGLQLTPDGVQVELKLDNGGPDIPSDTKAVVANRSAIGEQYVDLQPQTDQGPFLVDGSQIAAANTSTPVPVQDVLANTDTLVRSVPLENLTKVVNELGVAFDGKGNDLQSLVDSLGNISEAGNEALPQTLALVRDAVPVLDTQSEQSDLIREFSTSLDQVTAQLKSSDPDIRRLIDTGTAAGDQLGGLITEAGPALTTDINNLALVAAQAEPRYLALRPFLTFLPALGAGISTIVPNDGTIHQGLLLEVNNPPPCTVGYEGSQAILDEEKRKNPNFDPTRENYPLNLDANCATPQGSVTGVRSANRIVFADPDVPQPWDLNPKVDPEKLNLNPIATQLAPLIGVTPK; this is encoded by the coding sequence GTGAGATCGAAGCTCGTTCGGTACCAGTTGGTGGTATTCGTCGTGATCGCCCTCGTCGGGTTGATCTTCGTCGGCGGAAAGTACGTTCGTCTGGACAATATGCTCGGGTTCGGGCAGTACAAGGTGGCGCTCAATCTCGCCGATTCCGGTGGAATCTTCACCAACGCCGAGGTCACGTACCGCGGGGTGCCGGTGGGTACCGTCGGTGGCCTGCAGTTGACGCCGGACGGCGTTCAGGTGGAACTCAAGCTCGACAACGGCGGTCCCGACATCCCGTCAGACACGAAGGCCGTCGTGGCGAACAGGTCCGCGATCGGCGAGCAGTACGTCGATCTGCAGCCGCAGACCGATCAGGGACCGTTCCTGGTCGACGGCTCCCAGATTGCAGCCGCGAACACATCGACTCCCGTTCCGGTGCAGGACGTGCTGGCCAACACCGACACGTTGGTCAGATCGGTACCGCTGGAGAACTTGACGAAGGTGGTCAACGAGCTCGGGGTGGCGTTCGACGGCAAGGGCAACGATCTGCAATCGCTCGTCGACTCGCTCGGCAACATCTCCGAGGCGGGCAACGAGGCACTCCCGCAGACGCTGGCATTGGTGCGCGACGCGGTGCCGGTGCTCGACACACAGTCCGAGCAGTCGGATCTGATCCGCGAGTTCAGTACCAGCTTGGATCAGGTGACGGCTCAGCTGAAGTCCAGCGATCCCGACATCCGTCGGCTCATCGACACCGGAACCGCTGCGGGTGATCAGCTCGGTGGTCTGATCACCGAAGCCGGGCCGGCCTTGACGACCGACATCAACAACCTTGCGCTTGTCGCGGCTCAGGCCGAGCCGCGGTATCTCGCTCTTCGGCCGTTCCTGACATTCCTGCCTGCGCTCGGTGCCGGTATCTCCACCATCGTCCCGAACGACGGCACGATCCATCAGGGTCTGTTGCTCGAGGTCAACAACCCGCCGCCCTGCACGGTCGGTTACGAGGGCTCGCAGGCGATCCTGGACGAGGAGAAGCGGAAGAACCCGAACTTCGACCCGACCCGGGAGAACTACCCGCTGAACCTCGACGCGAACTGTGCAACGCCACAGGGCAGCGTGACGGGCGTTCGCAGCGCGAACCGAATCGTGTTTGCCGATCCGGACGTGCCGCAGCCGTGGGATCTCAACCCCAAGGTCGATCCCGAGAAGCTCAACCTCAACCCCATCGCCACCCAGTTGGCACCGCTCATCGGCGTCACGCCGAAGTAG